The Malus domestica chromosome 17, GDT2T_hap1 genome contains the following window.
ATTAAAATCTCGATATTGTAGAATGAACATAAAATTCTTTATGGATCTCATAATATGATGATTGATTCGAtgactttgataccaaattcttTCAGTTTCAAATTGAAGTTTACAAAtcgaattgaaagaaaataaagcCACAGAGCAAATGTGGCTTAACTTTAAGAGCATTAGCTACTATCCTAAAAGAAGCTAGGACAGTAGGGCATAAATTAACATTAGGGTCGTCCTAATGTATTAGACTAAAAATATAAACCATAATTGTCACATACCAAGAAAATATGGTGACAGGCTTATTAATAATAATGTAGGAAACTATCTAAAGCCAAGATGTTTCcgataaaaatatatttaaattaagGGCATTTGGGTCGTCCTTCCTGGGTCTTCCAGTTGTTGTAGCAAGGGCACATTTGCTTGTTGCCAACGACGCCTGGAGGAACACATTTGCATTTGGCACAGCACTTCTCGCAGAAGAACATGCACGGCTTCTTGTGCGATGTCGCCGAGCAACGGTTCTTACATCTCGGTGTGCACGCTGCACGCACGATTAACATCGATTGTCAAGTTCAAGTTCGTAAGAAAAAAACTCGAGAATAAATCCTCCCCTCCTACTCTATGTACACTCTTGAGCAACCTCGAAGTTGATGTACACagagagaaaagaagagttgacgaaaatagtaaataaattgaagaattcGGTTTTGTAATGTTTACCTGACTGAGGAAGCGTTTTGTAAGCCTGGATATTAATAAAACAAAACGAAAAAAGAAACTAAATTAGAAAAAAGAGGAGATTGCATATATATGTAAAGCAAGATCACTATcatgcatatgaatatgatacaCGTAAGCATTGTagccaaataaaattttaaaagtatAAGTTACCAGGATCCGTATCAAATCTTTATTTCGTATAAACAGTTGATTGACGATGATTTTTTATAGTCAACAGTGATGAAGACATCGAGATTTCGACAATGCAGTATAACGAAGAAGATGGATTGTGAGCATGTACCTCAGCTACGTGAGAGAATGCGAGGAGAAGAAGCAGAGAAACCAGAAGCAAGACGGAGGTGGAGGAACGTCCTGCCATTTTCTGACTCTTGAGAGTGAAGAGGAATGGTTTCTTCTACTTCGTAGTGGAGGATTTGTGGGGTTATTTATAGGATATAATATTAGGATTAGTGGAATAAAACACGTAGTTTAAGGGCGTGGAATTGGGGGATTAGGGGGCCGATGCCTCAAAAGTCCATGTGGGATTGTTCTGCATGCGCTGAAGGCGCCGTGTTTAGTGTTTGGCTTTAGTTTCGGGCTTTGCTTTTTTTGTCAACTTTAACACAATGTTATCGtcttttttcacatttttctgaTAGATCCAATCTTCATTTTCTACTTTTTCTGTCTTTCTGTTTTGTTGGTAATATTTTAGACCAACTACTTTTCTTTTAAGACCaccttcttttttgttttatttcttcgCAATATTGACGGTGAAGACAAGGTATTGAGTTAAGTCACATAATAAGTCATTAGTAATTTGGATTGAACTTTTTATTCGTAATTGTTGTTAAACTTGAAACTTCATACTTAAAAATGAATAACAATAACACTCCAATGTAGCAAACATAGGATCTCGAGAACACAATGAACATTTTTAACCACAAAACTTCTACGGTATTCTAAAGTATAGGTGGCTTTCAACCGCAAATCTTGGTTTTTATGTTTGGCCGAAAGTCTAACAGATAAAAACTTTGACATATCTAATTCCTCAAAACACCATTCAAAAAATTCCCTTCTAACCATTTAAAACAACATAGCTTAGTTAAATAGTTCACCCAAGAATTATAGTAATATATGCAATGCAGCCCCCTATGATATCCCACTTGGATATTTTGTTGATACTTTTTTAGACGTTTCGATGCGATGATGTCTCTCATCTGAATTGTGAAGTGTGTCAATAATTGTGATGTGGTCCTTTTGTTGTTGCATGTGAAAGAACGTGCAATTGCAACATATAAACAGTTTTCTTTGCTCTCATCTACTGCAACTCAGGCCACCGACTTGAATAATGAGATGTGATATCTAcacatatttttttactttacatatatttttttaatttttgattgtCGAAtcgaatgaaataaaaaatatcaacggatataaattaataaaagatgtgtaagaagtagaaaaaaaaatgtagataGCACATCCCTAAATAATAACCCCATTTGGGTATATGCTTTGTTAATTTAGGTTACCACCACGATATCCCCTGTGAGTTGTGAATCATAGCACCCAATATGGAAGCATTATTATAAGTCAATTAGTAGTTACATCATTATCCTTAATCGTGGGTGATGCAAGAGGTCttcaatttgtgtgtgtgtgttttttttttgttttgtattttaatataaatataataaatatagagaagtattattggcatttcaaaaatctcattccacactccttacaagtgtatttttctttccaaatatagaaaatttagaatgtataatgagattttttgagtgccaataacaattccctaaatatatttatattaagagGTGGGAGAATAAACTGGTTTTGAGCTTGTcattcaaaaaattcaaatttaagatTTCTAACTcacaagtaaagaaaaatactaTTAAACTGTAATAATGCGTCTTGATCTTAACTAGACCAATTGCGCTGCACGACCTAATAAAAAGGCTCCTCTTGGTATCATTATTTTTTAGCCatgtgaagaaagttgaggttctaccataaaatcaattgacaatatagaGAGTAACCTAACTTACGTAGCTTTTTAAGCACATGCAATGTTCATTCTCcaatcaatgtgagattcattctcaacatgctTATTCACGTGTAATGATTTTTCAAGCCTAATGTATGTACATTCAAATGGAGTGACATGGAGCGCAAGTGGCcattgggcttcacacgtggacCAACATGCTTTGTTAACATGAAAAAGGTTGATGTTCTATGATAAAACAATTAGCAAGTATAAACACATGTAATGCTTCTCCTTCCATTAATGTGTGATTCATCTTAACACTGTGAATACAAATTTTTAGTAAATTTTCACTCTAAAAAGTGGAATCTATGTACAAATGTGCAATTGACCATTAGAATAAAAAATGCTTCTAAAATATGGGAATGAAAATTTCGATGCTTAACTGAGTTGTTTAAGTGATAAAAGGATAATATCCATGAAAATAACAGCACGATTTTTCGTGGCAAGCTTAGGACGTGTCATCTTCAGACCTTGGCAGATAAAGTTAAGGCTAAGTTAAAGGTTGAAAAGGAAAACTTCTAAAGAGTTCAActtattcaattaatttttcaaagtaTGCTTTTGCATAGTTTCTCTGCTTATCAATGCCTTCTTCCTTGTTGAGGTCTCTTCGGCAATGCTCGCAATTTTATATGGTCCGGTGACATGACTTTAAAGAAAATTGACAGTTTCTTGTTCTCAGATTTGTGCACCAAAAAATGAGGGTGGTTTAGGATTACGTGATCTTTGCTTTTTAAATACTGCTGCTCTTTTAAAGCATGGATGGGTTGTCATTACTTCTGATTCTCTATGGAGTGTTTATTTTAGAGGGCGATTTCAATTACATGGTTGTTTATACTCTACTTGTCACAAATGATATTCTATATGGCCTGGTTTTAAATCTATTATCCCTATCTTGTTTCAGAACTGTCGTTGGGTGATTGGGAATGGTTCTAGTGCTTCTCTTTGGGTTGATAAGAGGTTGGATACACCTATTGTTGAGGTTGTTGGTGCTACTGAGCTTGCTCCTTCTTTATCTCGCACTAAGGTCTCAGACATTATTCGTGGAGGAAAATGGGttattccttcatttttttattttacttttccaGAGTTGGCTAAAGATATTTTAGACTTGCCTCTTCCCATTGATTAGGAAAATGATATGTTAATTTGGGAAGCTTCTGCATCTTgagtattttttgttttttgatggCTATGAAATTGTTCGTCGTCTGTTTTCTGTTAAAAGCTGGGCTTCCATTATCTGGCATTCTTTCATTCTACCTCATTACTCCATTTTAGTTTGAAGGATACTTTTCAATAAGCTCCCAACAGAGGATCAACTTCAAAGATGGGGCATTCATTTGGTTCCAATATGCCAACTATGCTACAATAATTTTGAATCTATTGAGCACTTATTTTGGGGTTGTGAACTTGCACAATGTGCTTGGTTTTGGCTTGCTACTCAAATTGGAACTATTTTTCCGCTTATAGGCTCATTCTCGGATTTATGACTTGATTTTGTGTCAAAAAGATTTTCTCCACAACTTCGCAATGTCTAGCTAGCATTAGGATTTTTCTTAATAATGGCTATTTGGAAGATGCGTAATAAAGTGAAGTTTGAAAGAGTGCCTCCAGCCTGTCCACGCATTTGTCGCTTTACTTTGTCCTGGATTAGGCAGATTGGAGTTTTCACTCCAAGTCATGTACGTGGTATTTTGGATAAGCAGCTTTTAGTATCTCTTGGAATCTCGACTGAGTCTTGTAAAACTCATTCTACAGTTCATGTTCTTTGGCATCCCCCATTTCCATGGATCAAAGTGAATACAGATGGCCTTGCTAAAGGTAACTCAGGTCCTACTGCTTATGGTGGGGTTTTTCCAGATTATTCGGGTTATTTTCTTGGTGGTTTCTCCTTGAGTTTAGGGCATCATACTTCTTTCTATGAAGAGCTTCATGTTGTCATCCTTGTTATGGAGTTGGCTCTTGCGAGGGGTTGACAAAATTTATGGCTTGAAAGTGACTTTTCTAGTGTAATATCTTGCGTTACTTCTGGATCTTTTTCTCCTCATTGGTTACTCCAGACTAGTTGGAAAAATTGTATTTCCCGGTTGCAGCATATGGGTTTCCATTGCTCTCATACATTTTGAGAAGGGAATGCCTGATTTCATACATTTCGAGAAGAGAATgccatttgttgatgcacaaaatcagctaggactttggtacaacagaaagtgtcaggttttgtgaccttcgcttggttgctttggtcactagtgaggataagtacgtaaatgaatagagacagagaagcaaacacaggatgtacgtggttcacccagattggctacgtccacggagtagaggagttctcattaattgtgaagggtttacacaaatacataggttcaagctctggtttagtgagttctggtgaatagtttagtacaaaatgacattagagattattgtgggagaatgatccctatttatagaggagagtttctagttttgttctaacatcgacacgtgtcgtgttgtgattggcttctgatgttgacacgtgtcgagctgtgattggcttctgatgtcgacacgtgtcgcattgtgattggcctcctggttgaagggaagctcttctaggtccttgacggtataacgttgatcggtgctcagtagtttcgggattggtcaagtatggtacaaacagtgctcccctaagttctcgagtgagggaagctcctcggttggggacttgcaagatccaagccattgagtaatcacgaaacttctaagtactgaagtgtggtatcattttcacgtgccttatctgtctcatatgtagatgtggcatcttctctggaagtacttttcctccatccatgggtggtatctttaaccgatgaagatgcacaaggtaatgtatcaatttcacttgaagcttacttgtagtttcgggcttggtcaagtgcgatacaaaccctatagtaggagtcccccaagtcgctgagctaggagatctgccgaaagaggtgacagacaaggtaagcagtcaaacttccaagcaagcaacccaggatcggaggttcgacttcggcttccggttgattgttctccttctccttgtctctcattcagctgCCAGGATAAGAAGAagtaaatggagaagagatgatatgagatacttttgcttttgaagaagtaactttccacaggcttattcttgaactgtgctggagggttttctggttcccttcagagtataaggccgactcaaga
Protein-coding sequences here:
- the LOC103417426 gene encoding protein RSI-1-like yields the protein MAGRSSTSVLLLVSLLLLLAFSHVAEAYKTLPQSACTPRCKNRCSATSHKKPCMFFCEKCCAKCKCVPPGVVGNKQMCPCYNNWKTQEGRPKCP